One genomic segment of Ctenopharyngodon idella isolate HZGC_01 chromosome 7, HZGC01, whole genome shotgun sequence includes these proteins:
- the LOC127515791 gene encoding histone H2B-like, with the protein MPEPAKSAPKKGSKKAVTKTAGKGGKKRRKSRKESYAIYVYKVLKQVHPDTGISSKAMGIMNSFVNDIFERIAGEASRLAHYNKRSTITSREIQTAVRLLLPGELAKHAVSEGTKAVTKYTSSK; encoded by the coding sequence ATGCCTGAACCAGCCAAGTCCGCGCCTAAGAAGGGCTCCAAGAAGGCCGTCACGAAGACCGCCGGTAAGGGAGGAAAGAAGCGCAGAAAGTCCAGGAAGGAGAGCTACGCCATCTACGTGTACAAAGTGCTGAAGCAGGTTCATCCTGACACCGGCATCTCCTCCAAGGCGATGGGCATCATGAACTCTTTCGTCAACGACATCTTCGAGCGTATCGCCGGTGAGGCGTCTCGTCTCGCTCACTACAACAAGCGCTCCACCATCACGTCGAGAGAGATCCAGACCGCCGTGCGTCTGCTGCTGCCCGGTGAGCTGGCCAAACACGCCGTGTCCGAGGGCACCAAGGCCGTCACCAAGTACACCAGCTCCAAGTAG